The DNA region TAAATGCAGTTTGATTTTTCTCCATTTAATCATTTGTCTGATCTAGTAATTTGATAACAACTCAAAATTCTTCTAAATATTACAAGAATCGAAATACCGCTGAGAAGCTTTTGGGTTGATTCCAACGGCtcaattccaccaccggacactaCGTCAAAAggcaaaataccacccgcattgACGTCTGGCATCCCAAAACCGCGCGTTTTGCGAGAAATTTCGTGCCTCGcccagccactttgtggaatcaattaccggctgctgtttttccGAACCGATACAACTGAGGGACCTTCATGAAAAGAGCGTACCTTAAAGgcggagactcctttgcacaggatgccggctagattatggatacaccaacggtgcctatttctgccgtgaagcaataacgtgtaaacattactgaatTTCGGTttaaagagcgccgtagctagtgacattactgggcaaatgagacttaacttatcttatgtctcaaggcgacgagcgcaattgtagcgccgctcagaattgttgggattttcaagaaaggcatatcaattaccatcagctgaacgtcctgatcgtctcgtcccttattttcgtaaaaaagaACACTTTAGCATTTGTTTTCGTTGCAGTACATATACCGTCTGTTGCCACTCGAAGCTGGCTGCACCTGGATGGATTTCATTGACGCTGGAGTTGATGCTCACGGCTAAACTGAAGCTAAACGTTTTGTCATTATAAAGTGAGATTATTTTTGCATAAGGttcttgttattataattatatacttttgcAGTGCTCTGTGTTTTATTGGGCACGAGCCCGTGACTTTGTCCGCGTAAGTTTCGTTTAAGCGTTAGGgcttataatgtaatattaacttttgaagtaatacttctttattgaagaagaagaacatgattttaacctgataataaatacattatgtcCAAAAAAGTGTATTGCAGATATACTTCTTAAGGCGCGTTATggaaaatgatgagagtgagagagtgaaattttaagatgcgcgcgcatcagaaaagtaacaggttgacgttggttcataaaattttctgatgtttgcgttattcgtttatttttggtttcttcgtccattattaggacaggtaaaggttcaagcccatacagccgtattcattatttaataattaattgtcaaggccatcattgcaatatttttacaataatgttctttctacaaacgtagaatagcacgaggaataaataattttaatgatttttgctttgttaggccaaagaagaaTGGCTTCTTGTGTGCATATGcgcgtacacacacacttttttttattataagtaaaccCTAAATTATTTGCAATTAAAACAAGTATTTATACTATTGTTGAGTCCTAGTAAATTTATTCTATTTAGACGCATTCCATGACTGTTGGAGGGTGGGGCGGGGTCCATACAAAATTCCCCATTGTcctttaataatagttttatttattattcaaacaaaacaaatcttataactatatttacaatccTATGACTAcatgaaattaaaacttttataattaaattagatttaataaaagttaCCAAATGCGCATTCTCACATTTTATTCAATGCCCTacgttaaggcgaagagtaagcagaaaacacgcaaacaaggtgtttttagacaagtttttagtgaaaatataccatttcaagctatgaacactatttaatcctgttacacacatccttaagtcttatttgtagtttgcctatgcttgctgttggttagaTACTCCAGAGCCATTTTGAACTACTTcttttccttgcagttaaacaagttttttggcatggcatgacgcatttttttagtacaactctcagaaaagttattcttatagcttgtacttttttgtttaggcatatttattcagattagtaatgaataatgaggattgtaagcatataaactgttttccacccaagaattttgaaaatattggctttgttacatagatggcggcgAGAACTcaaatcgctcaaggtcgctggcatttagtgtcgccttaagtactTCTCGTGTCTTTCTCTCTATTAATATATAGCATTATcgataaaaacataatttttcttATCAACATTTTtgctgtctgtctgtctgcgaACTTCCAATGCCTCTGGAAACACTGATATATTAAATTAGCTACTgtatttagatatattttagGGATGATGTTTTAAGGAATGCCAAAGCCTGACGTCTCGTTGGTAAGCATTGACCAAAGGCTTCCAGTAGCAGAGGCTCTTGATTCACAGCttctctgaaaaaaaaattcgtcaGGGTATACGGCTGCAAGATATGTGAAgtagcatttatcacgggaatgatccgaagagctgtttcaccagattcctgccgccgaattccaccttcgcacgacacgccacaaattaagatatcatccccaccatctggatgtgtggcggtcctccacagtgcgggtttcgacgagctttcttccacgtactacaaagctgtggaatgagcttcattgtgcggtgtttgcgggacgatacgacatggtaccttaaaaaaaagcgcgtacaccttcctcaaaggccgccaacggtcctgtgattcctgtagcgttgtaagagaatgtgggcggcgctgatcacttaacaccaggtgacccatacgctagtttgtcctccttttatataaaaaaagtaggaTTATTTAGAATAAGCTATAATTTAAATGAGAatgttgaaaaatttattactaCACGGTCACTTTTTCTCTGGACTTCGCTGGAACGTGAAACCCCCGACctcctttcaccccctcgcgctcgtcctgttatgtcagtacggtttgcagatTCATCACTGTTAGGTACATTTCGTGATATTTTCATGCTATAACcgctttgtttttgaagattTCCTTGATACGACttacttttgttgttaatagttctgtagtttctgttgttctgtgtcgctataataataaatgtgtgagtttggcgtTATCGATTTCCATaataaaatgacatgatgcaACTTCAACTAGTTTTCTCTGTTCTGTGCGCATACTAAAGTAGCCTGTTTTTaacggttgtctaacagcaggagactatctagacgtataaattatctaagagtttcttatatattttaaatatgttttggtATCAGACATCATTTGCTCAAAAAATTTGACTATTGTATGGGAAATATTAACTAAAGTGCAGATTCCACACGAAAAGGATCTAATCAAAAGTGTTAGCACCATACCTATGATGAGTTGGTATAATGCGTGTAAGTGTTCAATTTTTATATCTCTTTTTCAAtcgttattttattgtttgcagAGTTGTAACTCGTGCAAATGCCAGgcaaaatttatacaatacttCTTGCTTGCAAATAAGTAATGCAAGTTTAGAATAAGGATaagataataaagataataagtttagaaagtatgagagtgatattgaaagaagagtgaatgcaggaaacatggtgaatggagctttgtactccttttaagactcgtttggctgtgcatgaggggttgttggttccaacactcatgtacggaactgaaagttgggtatggcagaagaaacatgaaagcagaataaatgcagttgagatgagagcgttgagaagtatgataggagtcaAACttagtgacaggataagaaatagtgagataaggaaacgttgtggtctgaaagaagatgttgtgacaaaagttgagaaaggtatgctgagatggtttggacatgtcgagagaatgaatgaagaacgtttgacgaagaaagtgtataaggctaGTGTGAATGAGAGTGTTGGAAAGGGTAGACCTAGgtggacgtttcaagatcaaatcagggacgtcttgaaaaaaggccaagTCAAGAGTatcctaaaccggagagcatgtatgaaaggaataatgaaagtggacgaagcaaaacaagtatgtaaggatcgtagcaagtggaaagaagtggtctctgcctacccctacgggaaagaggcgtgattttatgtatgtatgtaagtttagAATAAACCCTATCATTTCTTTTTTTACGTCAACGAGGGATCAGATGCCCCCTGGTTTCCGCATCaataattgtttaataattttctaagatatcaaatttttttaaatatatgttcAGAATAGTAATCGTTGGTCGTATGGTCGTTGACTAGAGAGTAAATACAGAGAGCTGAATTCTGGGCAAACGTTTTGTAACCAACCTGTAGTCATCCATTGAGACTTTTCCATCTTTGTCAACGTCCAATTTCCTAAGAACCAACTCGACTAAGTCTCGTACACCTTCGTCGGGATCTTCGTCACCTGGTTGCTTCAACAGTGAGTTTCTGTAACATTAATAACCGTAGTAACAAACTAGaaaatgcatattttttctACCATATCACTGGATGTCTTTTGAAGAGCCTGTAAATTCATATACCTGACAATTCTCCCGGTATGACGTTAAAATGCGGGTAGCCGAATTTTAACATTGAATCTGCATAGTTAGCAAAACGTCATCAATAAATTATGTTgattatcaaaattatataatataaaaactgggcgtcattaatagagcacggcaatacttcaagccggcccattctagcgctctacaaagcgccaCTATGaaagccacatatggagtattgctgtcatctctggtctggtgcatcccagtatcagctcgatctatttgacgGTGTACCACGCAGCTCAAATTgccgaggacccagtgctctgtgaacagctggatcacttggcttttttaaagaatcctgagtggcactgcattgtaatgggcagggcgtatcaataaccatcagctgaacgtcctgcccgccAGATAAACATGATAGCAAACAATTATTACTTACTtgagtaaaataaacatttcgtCCTTAGTAATAAATCCATCAGAATTCAAATCATAAACTCTGAAACAAAACGTCCTTTTCTCTTCAAGAGTACCCTTCAGTATAACGCTCAGACCCTTCGCCCAGGGTTCAAACTTGAGCGATCCTTCGCCAGAGTTGGTACCGCGGTCCCAAGTGCTCCAGATACGATCGAGAACTATTTCTTCTGTGACCAGATCGAATGTGTTATGCATCACGTCGCGAAATGTGTTCTGGTCTATACTCTGaagttaaacaataataataataaattctttattgccatacacaacattacaaatatcaTATGAATAATAAGTTACGCAATTAAACaataggcaaaaggaaaaggctcagcttcacctgacatagAATCACGGATTTATGTTTCcgtgcagcgctgtttttcagccatcccctcctccctaaggtgttgagtggGAGTGGAAGTATTATGGCCtcccgattacctacttaagctatctttttataaaactcaatatattaatcaaaacaaatcttataactatatttagaatactacgactacataaagttaaaactttcattacgtggaagttaagttaagttaagtggCGTTAAGGGGTTCTGAGACCCAACCGGTTGGACCAGAGCCTTTCCTGCATCTGCCACATAGTTGGTTGAAGAACCActtaaatcaaaagataaaagcactacatcaacaatactgggatagccttgaggagagcaggcaagccaaagcagctttaccttgcgccgacttgcgttttaccagggaaatcttacaacttaatcggtgtcgattaagattaatattatgtgcggccacaggtcacggcaattttaacaggcatctttttaatataggtgtcacggacagccctctatgcagaggttgcctgggggcagaggaaacagccgctcacgttctgctggaatgcagtgaggtggcaaactacaaggcgaagcacctggggtcaccaggcgctcttcgggaagtcttccgagacgttaagaagttgggtgacttcttggaggagcttggctggttggagtagcctctatcaccctcgcacgcaaaataggcgcatatgacaTCGAGTTGAAgcgcccgtatgaagaagaagaatcattaagtggaagcgtaccaagaatactgggagcattaccgcgttggatagcaaggctgatccgttgaccgatccattctttttataaaatgtaataatttaaaaaagtggtcttattacccttgcaagtgtatgtatttgtgtgtgtgtgtttgcgtgtgtgtTGGCATGTGTTTATATCCGCAtacagaaaaaatcttttagagaTAGGAATTTCCAGTGGATCTGGTTTAAGTTCTCCGCAGCAAGTTGCTTTTTTTAGTAGAGCAAAACGGTATTTTTTCTTAAAGCACCCGATACTCATTTGTTTCTGTAGAGGAGGGGGTAAGTCATTCCTAGTTTTTGCTGAAGGGAATCTGAAAGTTTCCCTAAACCGAGCTGTTTTGTGCTTaggaattatcattattattattaataaatgtagaCCCGATTAGTAATGCATATAGAACGTCGAAGTGGCAAAAGCTAGGACCGCTATCCGCTGCCTCTTATTGGAACGAATCCCCTTAAGTTAAGGGTAGGGGCCTTAACCCCTAGTtatgcagatgtccatgggcggttccCGCACCATTTCCCATCAAATTCAagcaatatttttactaaaaaaggatgcgatatcacttattgaaagtcaaaaactaccatccattccaaaacgaatgcctcggacctgagaagaacgggcgcaacaaactcagcgggctccttttttttcatcaaaaataacaaagtaatattgtacaatttaagggcggtcgctccactcccaaactgtggcatcattaagaaagtcttttatgttatagtaacctttaccacacaaacgtttcttaacaattctgttgaatatcgtaatacttttgttttcaacattttctgggatcttgttataagGCATagacatcgccccacaaaagactaacaAACTCGACTTAGACTTTCACAACATGACCcctaaactaaaaaaatagatatattataatgcacaaaaagtaaaaacaagtgcgtatttttacacaatctaataattaatatatttctaattataattattgttattaccaATTCttacgggaagcaccagctttcaaataaaaaaggaatcattaaaatccattcacccagttgaaagttctgaggtaacaaacataaaaaatacagtcgaattgaagACCTCCTCCtttcttgaagtcggttaaaaataaagtcGATATCAACTATTTGCCGGTACTAAGTCAGCTGGGGAAAAGGCGGACGATTTAGTAGCTGCTAGTGATTTGCGTGCAAACACATAATGTCATATAGAAGTGAATTTATCATCCATAACCATTACTCAACAGTGGTTCGTGAATGTAGATTAAAGTCGCGATATCAACTATaggtacggacagacgtgctcaaaAAAGCGTGCTTTTAAGTATGCTTAAAGTTAGCATGCTCATGCAACTGTTCAGATTTGCCAGCAATAAGAATGCTTGCTTAAACATACTCATAAATAAGCATGCTCAAAGCAAACGTACCGGACAGACGTGCTGCTATTTGGCACCAGGCTCTTGGACAAAATGGATGTACAAAGATATAGTGACAGTGATATCCATACAGaactcaataaaataatcatagtcgCCCGCCGCGGATCGAGATCAAATCGATAATAGCATGCTAATAAGCAAACCTGTTCAGACGCGCTCGGAGCATGCCCCCTTCTACCCGCGCCTCAGGTAGCATGCTCGAAAATCAAACCGCGTCGGTTGATTTTTAAGCACGCTCTAAATAAGTATGCTCATTACAGTACACACGTGCTACTAATGAGCACATGCTCAATAAAAGCATGCTCTCGTGCTAGTAATGAGCACATGCTCAATAAAAGCATGCTCTCGTGCTAGTaatgagcacgtctgtccgtaccttaATGCTTTTtcgggttccgtagccaaatggcaaaaaacggaacccttatggattcgtcatgtctgtctgtctgtccgtccgtacgTCACAGCCACTTGGCCGCTTTTGAATACTGGATGCGTTATATATGTACTTAGTCTGCCCAGAAATACtgttgcaataaaaaaatattaccgaGCAATTTGAaaccatttaattataatggttaaaaacattataaacctgttgttaaaaaaatctgagcTACCTTCAAGTGGCGCCTGAAGAAGTTTTACCTCTAAATTAAAAATGGTTAGTGACAccgactactaagctagaggccccgggttcgaatcccggtaggtgcaaacatttatatgattaatatagatgtttgtttccgagtcatggatgtttatatgtatgtttaagtaagtatattgtattaaatatatggttgtcttgtacccacagtgcaggctatgcctagtttgggacaagataatttgtgtgaaagtgtgacaatattatattattatattatatttacgccTCAATAATATGAGCTTATTTGTGATATCGGATGGGATGAGGTGAAAAAATGAAAGCAGCATTAATGATAAAACaaagtcttagataatttaaacatctagatagagtctcttgctgctagacaccAGCATGTTATTATGACCATTTATGGTCATAGAGAGTTTAAAGCGCGCTCAAATcggcatgataatttggagtctaAAACAATCCATAAGATTGgctatcatcatcatttcagcctgAAGACGaaaactgctggacaaaggcctccccccaaagatctccacgacgatcggtcctgcgttgccctcatcgaacgaatttcggcgatcttgaccatatgATCGCTGCATCTTGTGGTACGGATATTGGCTATATccataagtaaatataaaaaattcttgAGAAACTATTACAGCTCATGTGCAAAACTAAATAAGTGGTTCTAAATTAATTGTCTCACATCAATCTTGGGTGCAGGTTGACCAACAACAGTAGGAGAGGCTGCTAGCTGCGCCGCGGAGACAAGTCTTCGGTACATTGAAAATAATGCCTCCAACTCATTCCTAcaacaattttattcaaataaaacaaatcttataataatatttacaatactatgattacattaaattaaatgtatcattacggggaagcgtaccaactaccaagaatactggcggcatttccgcgttggatagcatggctgatccgttgaccgaaatagctgccagcgcttgggtttccagtagccctattg from Leptidea sinapis chromosome 16, ilLepSina1.1, whole genome shotgun sequence includes:
- the LOC126968736 gene encoding calaxin isoform X2, which codes for MPHRKLNEKSLDSLYRATHFNRNELEALFSMYRRLVSAAQLAASPTVVGQPAPKIDSIDQNTFRDVMHNTFDLVTEEIVLDRIWSTWDRGTNSGEGSLKFEPWAKGLSVILKGTLEEKRTFCFRVYDLNSDGFITKDEMFILLKNSLLKQPGDEDPDEGVRDLVELVLRKLDVDKDGKVSMDDYREAVNQEPLLLEAFGQCLPTRRQALAFLKTSSLKYI
- the LOC126968736 gene encoding calaxin isoform X1 — protein: MAERQKQISMAASAIAMRGVRLFLNAGRSAAEKGSPPKPRPRVKPVIPGTKLLKEQMNILLKATRFNKNELEALFSMYRRLVSAAQLAASPTVVGQPAPKIDSIDQNTFRDVMHNTFDLVTEEIVLDRIWSTWDRGTNSGEGSLKFEPWAKGLSVILKGTLEEKRTFCFRVYDLNSDGFITKDEMFILLKNSLLKQPGDEDPDEGVRDLVELVLRKLDVDKDGKVSMDDYREAVNQEPLLLEAFGQCLPTRRQALAFLKTSSLKYI